A single Ignavibacteriales bacterium DNA region contains:
- a CDS encoding T9SS type A sorting domain-containing protein, with protein sequence MRFILFLFLPLLVFSPAMAQSLYQGPAAGSVPSGTTTSTYTFNKSVINPPKPVATKNKDNPLIEASYYSFPTPGVDPMSIYVQDPNAGADNPVNTEETLLLKSFNGMTETNSIPPDPYLAVGPTHIVSTVNSNFAIYDKQGNLVQTISADTWYATTLSGPGAFDPKVLYDHYAKRWIQVWLDQSDSPQRGYFLISVSDDSIPTGTWYNWAIPSTTNGSTVTSTWGDYQGVGYDENCLYITSNQFQFGGSFQGVKIRIIKKSELYADQAGQLSWNDLWDIRYPQQLGSRVFNIRPSIKYTSGGSYPLLHAPSGGANYMVVYKINDPAGTPSMTGQLVQVAQYSNAPNANQLGGSTILLEGAGAAIRNEPKVWGDKMWAVHSVGTPGAGTYSSFHYVRINTNTMTTEHQQIYGAPGFWHIYAALEVDKMENVAVTFSRSGTTEYVGAFVAGKRNDISEFGPSIQLAAGQGNYVKDFGSGRNRWGDYNGIWLDPVNQLNMWVFTEYVARTNTWGTWFAEIRLEPYAGASIYPFNSKLNFTPVELGFSSAPFATGFANYGWDDLVVDSISSRTGQFSIVENMTFPMTLATYDSVSFNVVFTPNTAAIANDTLYIYSNDAVYKGIPISARGYEINPASEREWYAATKSGKILKLNPASGAGTEFGTGSNYNEITSVAINPKTKIAYGLSTGAASTALFRLNGTGGDAYTLYSIPSTSLTGMSFDTSGTLYLAGRGGQIYSFDLANGAMVMTDSVKTNLSGIAFDPFTNELWATVYRPVGSGRDRVVKVVRGTGDTLLVGVTGFSIVTNDIEFDENGVLYGVKGSTSQNGELFTINKTTGAGTLIGASGFNGLNSIAYLTGTLTSVKEDQVSAVPGDFRLGQNYPNPFNPETTIEYSLPVNGSVRLVVYNMLGQVINELVNEVKAAGSYKLSWNASNRAGEKLPSGIYFYELQFEGSGKKYSEMKKMVILK encoded by the coding sequence ATGCGTTTCATACTATTTTTATTTTTACCGCTGCTGGTATTTTCTCCGGCTATGGCACAGTCACTCTATCAGGGTCCTGCTGCCGGAAGTGTCCCCAGCGGTACAACCACTTCAACTTATACTTTTAATAAATCGGTCATCAATCCTCCGAAGCCGGTTGCGACAAAGAATAAGGATAATCCGCTCATAGAAGCATCTTATTACTCTTTTCCTACTCCGGGTGTTGATCCAATGAGCATTTATGTTCAGGATCCTAATGCGGGTGCTGACAATCCGGTAAACACAGAGGAAACTCTCCTTCTGAAATCCTTTAACGGTATGACGGAGACAAACAGCATTCCACCTGATCCTTACCTGGCTGTCGGTCCGACTCACATTGTTTCGACCGTTAACTCAAATTTTGCGATTTATGACAAGCAGGGAAATCTTGTTCAGACAATCAGCGCAGACACCTGGTATGCTACCACACTTTCAGGCCCTGGTGCATTTGATCCGAAAGTTCTTTATGATCATTATGCTAAACGCTGGATTCAGGTATGGCTTGATCAGAGCGACAGTCCTCAGAGAGGGTACTTTCTGATCTCCGTATCAGATGATTCAATTCCGACCGGCACCTGGTATAACTGGGCCATCCCTTCAACAACCAATGGATCAACTGTTACCTCGACATGGGGTGATTATCAGGGTGTTGGTTATGATGAAAACTGCCTGTATATCACTTCTAATCAGTTCCAGTTCGGCGGATCATTCCAGGGTGTAAAGATCAGAATCATTAAAAAAAGTGAATTATACGCCGATCAGGCAGGTCAGCTTTCCTGGAACGACCTCTGGGATATACGCTATCCTCAGCAGCTCGGCAGCAGGGTATTTAATATCCGCCCATCCATTAAATATACCTCAGGCGGAAGTTATCCGCTTCTTCATGCACCAAGCGGCGGCGCAAATTATATGGTCGTATATAAGATCAATGATCCTGCGGGCACCCCAAGCATGACAGGGCAGCTTGTGCAGGTTGCACAATATTCTAATGCTCCGAACGCCAACCAGCTCGGGGGAAGCACCATACTGCTTGAAGGCGCCGGTGCTGCAATCCGCAATGAACCCAAAGTATGGGGAGATAAAATGTGGGCAGTCCACAGCGTTGGTACACCGGGTGCAGGTACTTATTCTTCATTCCATTATGTTAGGATAAACACAAACACGATGACTACGGAGCACCAGCAGATTTATGGAGCGCCGGGATTTTGGCATATATATGCTGCTCTTGAAGTTGACAAAATGGAAAACGTGGCCGTTACGTTCAGCCGTTCTGGTACCACAGAATACGTCGGTGCTTTTGTAGCGGGAAAACGTAACGATATCAGTGAATTCGGACCGAGCATACAGCTCGCTGCCGGCCAGGGCAATTACGTTAAGGATTTTGGTTCTGGCAGAAACAGATGGGGTGATTATAACGGCATCTGGCTTGATCCTGTTAATCAGTTAAATATGTGGGTATTTACTGAATATGTTGCCAGAACAAATACCTGGGGCACCTGGTTTGCTGAAATCAGACTGGAACCATATGCAGGAGCGTCAATATATCCTTTTAATTCAAAACTCAATTTCACCCCGGTTGAACTTGGATTTTCAAGCGCACCATTTGCTACCGGATTTGCTAATTACGGTTGGGATGATCTTGTGGTTGACAGTATTAGTTCAAGAACCGGTCAGTTTTCAATAGTTGAGAATATGACTTTTCCGATGACCCTGGCTACTTACGACTCAGTGTCATTTAATGTGGTTTTTACACCTAACACCGCTGCAATTGCTAATGACACCCTTTATATCTACAGCAATGATGCAGTATATAAAGGAATTCCTATTTCAGCGCGCGGATACGAAATCAATCCTGCCTCAGAAAGAGAATGGTATGCAGCAACCAAGTCAGGTAAAATCCTCAAACTGAATCCTGCATCTGGTGCCGGAACGGAATTCGGAACCGGTTCTAATTATAACGAAATTACATCTGTGGCAATCAATCCAAAGACTAAAATTGCTTATGGATTGTCAACTGGTGCTGCATCAACAGCACTTTTCAGACTTAACGGAACCGGCGGTGATGCCTATACTCTCTATAGCATACCTTCCACCTCACTTACCGGTATGTCCTTTGATACTTCCGGGACTCTTTATCTTGCCGGACGAGGCGGACAGATTTATTCATTTGACCTGGCCAATGGTGCAATGGTTATGACTGATTCTGTTAAAACAAATCTTTCCGGAATTGCGTTTGATCCATTCACCAATGAGCTCTGGGCTACGGTTTACAGACCGGTTGGCAGCGGAAGAGACCGTGTAGTGAAAGTTGTGCGCGGAACCGGTGATACTTTGCTGGTTGGAGTTACAGGATTCAGTATTGTTACCAATGATATTGAATTCGATGAAAACGGTGTACTTTACGGCGTAAAAGGATCAACTTCCCAGAACGGCGAACTATTCACCATTAATAAAACCACCGGGGCTGGTACTTTGATTGGCGCATCCGGTTTTAATGGACTTAACAGTATCGCATATCTGACAGGGACCCTGACATCAGTTAAGGAGGATCAGGTTTCTGCTGTTCCTGGTGACTTCAGACTCGGCCAGAATTATCCGAATCCGTTCAATCCTGAAACAACCATTGAGTATTCACTGCCGGTTAATGGCAGCGTGCGGTTGGTAGTTTATAACATGCTTGGTCAGGTTATTAATGAACTGGTGAATGAGGTAAAAGCAGCAGGTTCCTACAAACTGAGCTGGAACGCCTCAAACCGTGCAGGCGAAAAACTGCCGAGCGGTATTTATTTCTATGAGCTTCAGTTCGAAGGATCAGGTAAAAAGTACTCAGAAATGAAGAAAATGGTTATCCTTAAATAA
- a CDS encoding aminopeptidase P family protein, which yields MGKFNLSKVQEILRSMKFDGWILYDFRGSNDLALAIMDISPKTHLTRRMFYFVPASGTPVRIVNAIEAHNMAHLPGDEIRYSSHKSLTDALGRTLKGFKKLACEYSPLNAIPYCSRVDAGTIEYLSSFGVELHSSANLITLLDAIWSKEQYEENKSVAKNLHLICQDAFKLIGDSVKSGTQITEWGVQEYILKRFKEKGMWTDHDPNCSVNENSANPHYTPSPESSKQIKKGDFVLIDLWAKTEREESVWSDITWVAHADTSVPEKYSNVFEIVKQGRDAAYNLVVDRLKNKQNIMGFEVDDAARNIIEKAGYGEYFFHRTGHSITTQLHGTGPHIDNFETRDERLLLPGVSFSIEPGIYLRGDFGIRSEIDVFVDWNEVPEITGGAPQQFVPALLA from the coding sequence ATGGGTAAATTTAACCTTAGTAAAGTTCAGGAAATTCTCAGGTCAATGAAATTTGACGGATGGATACTCTACGATTTTCGGGGCAGCAATGACCTTGCTCTGGCTATCATGGATATCTCACCAAAAACCCATTTGACCCGAAGAATGTTTTACTTTGTTCCTGCTTCAGGAACTCCTGTCAGAATTGTGAATGCAATTGAAGCACACAATATGGCACATCTTCCCGGAGATGAAATTCGCTATTCATCACATAAGTCCTTGACTGATGCCCTGGGCAGGACTCTGAAAGGATTTAAGAAACTTGCATGTGAGTATTCCCCGCTCAATGCGATTCCCTATTGCTCCCGTGTTGATGCAGGAACTATTGAATACCTGAGTTCATTCGGAGTTGAACTTCATTCCAGCGCAAACCTGATCACCTTGCTGGATGCAATCTGGTCAAAGGAGCAATATGAAGAAAACAAGTCCGTAGCCAAAAACCTGCATCTTATTTGCCAGGACGCTTTTAAACTGATCGGAGATTCAGTCAAGTCCGGCACTCAGATAACAGAATGGGGGGTACAGGAGTATATACTTAAACGCTTTAAAGAAAAGGGTATGTGGACAGACCACGACCCCAATTGCAGTGTTAACGAAAACTCGGCAAATCCTCATTATACCCCATCACCTGAATCATCAAAGCAGATAAAAAAAGGTGATTTTGTGCTGATTGATCTCTGGGCAAAAACCGAACGGGAGGAATCAGTCTGGTCTGACATTACCTGGGTAGCCCATGCGGATACATCTGTCCCTGAAAAATACAGCAATGTTTTTGAAATAGTTAAACAGGGACGTGATGCTGCCTATAATCTGGTGGTTGACCGCCTGAAGAATAAACAGAACATCATGGGATTTGAGGTTGATGATGCCGCAAGAAACATAATTGAAAAAGCGGGATACGGAGAATATTTCTTCCACAGGACCGGACATTCGATAACAACGCAGCTTCATGGCACAGGACCTCACATTGATAATTTTGAGACCCGGGATGAACGGCTTTTACTGCCGGGTGTTTCTTTTTCAATTGAACCAGGCATCTATCTGCGCGGTGACTTTGGAATCAGAAGTGAAATAGACGTGTTTGTTGACTGGAACGAAGTTCCGGAAATAACCGGAGGCGCTCCCCAGCAGTTTGTCCCCGCACTATTGGCCTAA
- a CDS encoding RNA polymerase sigma factor, whose translation MKEQKSDKELVEEFLKGDEYSFNLIVNRYREKIYWHARRMTGDHFDADDIVQEVLIVLYKKLKDFRFDSALYTWIFRITATRSINLIKRKNMRRFLPIGQDIKRISDSGTDIVRDIENKERLKKLDTVLQKLPVKQREVFILRNFDELSYEEIAEITGKSTGGLKANYFHAVKKINEMMEDKDE comes from the coding sequence ATGAAGGAACAGAAATCAGATAAGGAGCTAGTTGAGGAATTCCTGAAAGGGGATGAGTACTCTTTTAATCTGATTGTGAACCGGTACCGGGAAAAGATCTACTGGCATGCAAGAAGAATGACTGGAGATCATTTTGATGCGGATGATATTGTTCAGGAAGTGCTGATTGTTCTTTATAAAAAACTGAAAGATTTCCGGTTTGATTCAGCGCTTTATACTTGGATTTTCAGGATTACCGCTACAAGAAGCATTAACCTGATAAAAAGAAAAAACATGAGAAGATTCCTGCCAATCGGGCAGGACATAAAACGAATATCAGATTCCGGAACCGATATTGTCAGAGATATTGAAAATAAAGAACGGCTGAAAAAACTTGATACCGTACTGCAAAAACTGCCGGTTAAACAAAGAGAGGTCTTTATTCTGAGAAATTTTGATGAACTCAGCTATGAAGAAATTGCGGAAATAACAGGCAAATCAACCGGCGGTCTCAAAGCAAACTATTTTCATGCAGTTAAAAAAATTAATGAAATGATGGAAGATAAAGATGAATAA
- a CDS encoding Spy/CpxP family protein refolding chaperone, with protein MKHFMIFSFALAFLVLQAPLDAQGRGPRDDRPRPGYNMIEKLDLSDAQKDKIEQLRLDHQKQMIDLRAALDKERLAMKELMGNDNLNRSAYLAQEEKLNAARDKMQKARANHQMDIYDQLNADQKKIWREYHGKWGFEGNKNFRRGGRGPGKRGPGFGPCWYN; from the coding sequence ATGAAACATTTCATGATATTCTCATTTGCCTTGGCATTTCTTGTACTGCAGGCTCCGCTTGATGCTCAGGGCCGCGGCCCGAGAGATGACCGTCCCCGTCCCGGTTATAATATGATTGAGAAACTGGATCTTTCAGATGCACAAAAGGATAAGATTGAGCAGCTGCGGCTGGACCACCAGAAACAGATGATTGATCTGAGAGCAGCCCTGGATAAAGAAAGATTAGCAATGAAGGAGCTGATGGGCAATGATAACTTAAACCGCTCAGCATATTTGGCCCAGGAGGAGAAATTAAACGCGGCCAGAGATAAAATGCAGAAAGCACGGGCTAATCACCAGATGGACATCTATGATCAGCTGAATGCGGACCAGAAAAAAATATGGAGAGAATACCACGGCAAATGGGGTTTTGAAGGAAATAAAAATTTCAGAAGAGGCGGCCGCGGTCCGGGTAAAAGAGGGCCTGGGTTTGGACCGTGCTGGTATAATTAA
- a CDS encoding efflux RND transporter periplasmic adaptor subunit, giving the protein MKFSKKAIVIFSVVLIIALLIILKLTVYSKPEEAAGPKRGGPGGRTLKVNITVVQPTELSGSVRTVGTILPNEEVTLVSEVNGRVTAIHFREGTSVRKGELLVKINDSELQAQYEKALSRKKILEDREYRERILLEKNATSRELYDAALNELNANKADIDLIAAQIEKTEIRAPFYGTTGLRYISEGAYVNPTIKITTLQKMDSVKIDFSLPERYFGIVKNGDRITFTLDGVKGKFNAKVYAIEPKIDFTTRSLKARAVAVNPGYTIPGGAFADIELPMMRSSGSIVLPAEVLTPDVLGYKVFIYDNGRAVTRPVEIGFRDEKQVIITSGLKAGDTVITSGIINLRPNSPVTLGEVSVRE; this is encoded by the coding sequence ATGAAATTTTCTAAGAAAGCTATTGTCATATTTTCAGTTGTGCTCATTATTGCACTGCTGATCATCCTGAAATTAACGGTTTACAGTAAACCTGAGGAGGCCGCTGGCCCCAAGAGGGGGGGACCAGGAGGAAGAACGCTCAAGGTTAATATTACCGTGGTTCAGCCAACTGAATTATCCGGCTCTGTAAGAACGGTCGGTACAATTCTTCCAAATGAAGAGGTAACACTGGTGAGTGAGGTGAATGGCAGGGTGACCGCTATTCATTTCCGGGAAGGAACCTCTGTCAGGAAAGGGGAGCTGTTAGTAAAAATCAATGATTCTGAACTTCAGGCGCAATATGAAAAAGCTCTTTCGAGAAAAAAAATCCTGGAGGACAGGGAGTACAGAGAAAGAATTCTTCTGGAAAAAAATGCAACCAGCCGGGAACTTTATGATGCTGCCCTTAATGAACTGAATGCAAATAAAGCAGATATTGATCTGATTGCCGCACAGATTGAAAAAACGGAAATTCGCGCACCTTTTTACGGTACAACAGGATTGAGATATATAAGTGAGGGAGCGTATGTTAATCCGACAATTAAGATTACCACTCTTCAGAAAATGGACTCTGTAAAAATTGATTTTTCTCTTCCGGAAAGATATTTCGGAATCGTAAAAAACGGGGACAGAATTACCTTTACTCTTGATGGCGTGAAGGGAAAGTTTAATGCAAAAGTCTATGCAATAGAACCAAAGATAGATTTCACAACCAGAAGCCTTAAGGCCCGGGCTGTTGCTGTCAATCCCGGATATACCATTCCCGGCGGAGCATTTGCCGATATTGAACTTCCGATGATGCGATCCTCCGGTTCTATTGTGCTTCCTGCAGAAGTGCTCACCCCCGATGTGCTCGGGTACAAGGTTTTTATATATGATAATGGCAGGGCTGTAACCCGTCCGGTTGAAATCGGGTTCCGGGATGAGAAACAGGTGATAATTACTTCAGGTTTGAAAGCCGGTGATACAGTTATCACATCAGGTATCATTAATCTGCGTCCCAATTCGCCTGTAACACTAGGCGAAGTATCAGTAAGAGAATAA
- the folE gene encoding GTP cyclohydrolase I FolE translates to MNHDAMKSLVKDMLVEIGEDPKREGLLSTPKRVAKAYEFLTSGYKKDIHEVLNNAIFEEKYDEMVIVKNIDFYSLCEHHMLPFWGKVHVAYIPNGKIVGLSKIPRLVDVFARRLQVQERMTQQIAQVIDEYLSPIGVAVVSEANHMCMMMRGVEKQNSSATASAMIGQFKEDARTRAEFLSLVRLGKIRS, encoded by the coding sequence CGCTGGTTAAGGATATGCTGGTTGAAATTGGCGAGGATCCCAAAAGAGAAGGACTTCTCAGTACACCAAAACGGGTAGCAAAAGCATACGAATTTCTTACAAGCGGATATAAAAAAGATATCCACGAGGTTCTGAATAATGCCATTTTTGAAGAAAAGTATGATGAGATGGTCATTGTTAAGAATATAGATTTTTACAGTCTTTGTGAGCATCACATGCTTCCTTTCTGGGGCAAGGTGCATGTTGCATATATACCAAACGGCAAAATTGTCGGGCTCAGCAAAATACCAAGACTGGTTGATGTATTTGCCCGCAGGTTACAAGTGCAGGAAAGGATGACGCAGCAGATTGCACAGGTGATTGATGAGTATCTGTCACCGATCGGAGTTGCCGTAGTTTCAGAAGCCAATCATATGTGTATGATGATGCGAGGTGTTGAGAAACAAAACTCATCAGCAACAGCAAGCGCCATGATCGGCCAATTTAAAGAAGATGCAAGAACACGGGCTGAATTTCTCTCATTAGTAAGACTTGGTAAAATCCGTTCATGA
- a CDS encoding efflux RND transporter permease subunit translates to MSLYKLSIDRPVLAVVISLFIVIFGVLGYNYLGVREYPNVDPPIVNVNTSFTGASADVIESQITEPLEESINGIAGIRSLTSSSRDGRSSITVEFELSIDMEAAANDVRDRVARAISLLPPDADPPIVAKADADAIPIVFLNVKSEKRSILELSAIANNFFKERLQTIPGVSQVQIWGERRYAMRIWLDPVKLASYKLTPLEVFQAIGTENLELPSGRLEGRSTELTIRTIGLLKTPEDFNNLIVSTGNNTLVRLKDVGYAELGAENERTILRRDGIAMVGVVLVPQPGSNHIQIVDEFYRRLEILKKDMPQDLELGIGFDVTRFIRKSIAEVEETILLAFGLVILIIFLFLRDWRSTFIPVIVIPISLIGTFFILYLMDFSINVLTLLGIVLAIGLVVDDAIVVLENIYAKIEAGVESKTAGYEGTKEIFFAVISTTAALISVFLPLLFLQGLTGRLFKEFGIMIGSAVAISSLIALTLTPMLVSRFFRNKTKHSRFYYATEPVFTGMNKNYEWILKGFLKRPLATIGILLFAFGSIYFFGSTLQSELAPTEDRSQLRVQVTGFEGATFEYMDDYLADMLATAQDATQEETEAYISVTAPGFGGGSVNSGFIRLILKDPEERKRTQQEIFTDLSKRLAQYTDVRAIIIQEPSIATRGSRGLPVQYVIQASELEKLRKVIPKFMEEVGKSPVFAVSDINLKFNKPEIVIDINRNKAKDMGVSVQDVARTLQLAYSGRRFGYYVQDGKQYQILGQMARYNRADPQDLKVLYVRSKSGELIQLDNIVTMRESSNPPQLYRFNRYVSATVSAGLAPGKTISDGITEMDRIAKLVLDDTFSTALDGASKDFKESSSSIAFIFLLALILIYLVLSAQFESFRSPFIIMFTVPLALSGALLSLWYFNQTLNIFSQIGMVMLIGLVTKNGILIVEFANQRRDQGFSVYDAVVNASVARLRPILMTSLSTILGILPIALALGAGSESRVSMGIAVVGGMIFATALTLFVIPSLYLWISPKEKAK, encoded by the coding sequence ATGAGTCTTTATAAGCTAAGTATTGACCGGCCCGTACTTGCCGTTGTTATCTCTCTTTTTATCGTAATTTTTGGTGTTCTTGGATACAATTATCTTGGTGTGAGGGAATATCCCAATGTTGATCCTCCTATTGTAAATGTCAATACCAGTTTTACGGGAGCAAGTGCTGATGTTATTGAATCGCAGATAACTGAACCGCTTGAAGAATCAATAAACGGTATCGCAGGAATTCGCTCCCTCACTTCATCCAGCAGAGACGGAAGAAGCTCTATCACCGTTGAGTTTGAACTCAGTATTGATATGGAAGCAGCCGCAAACGATGTGAGAGACAGAGTAGCACGTGCGATTTCATTACTCCCTCCCGATGCAGATCCACCCATTGTTGCAAAGGCGGATGCTGATGCTATTCCCATTGTGTTCTTAAATGTCAAAAGTGAAAAGAGGAGTATACTTGAATTAAGTGCCATTGCGAACAACTTCTTCAAGGAACGGCTGCAAACCATCCCGGGCGTATCACAGGTTCAGATCTGGGGTGAGCGCCGTTACGCCATGCGTATCTGGCTTGATCCGGTAAAACTTGCGTCTTATAAACTTACACCGCTTGAGGTTTTTCAGGCAATCGGAACAGAAAATCTTGAACTTCCCTCTGGCAGACTTGAGGGCAGAAGTACTGAATTAACAATCAGAACGATCGGCTTATTAAAAACCCCTGAGGATTTTAATAATCTTATTGTATCCACCGGAAATAATACTCTTGTTCGCCTTAAAGATGTTGGGTATGCAGAACTTGGCGCTGAAAATGAGAGGACAATCCTCCGGCGGGATGGAATTGCAATGGTTGGTGTGGTCTTAGTACCCCAGCCGGGTTCAAATCATATTCAGATTGTTGATGAGTTTTACCGGAGACTGGAAATATTAAAAAAAGATATGCCGCAGGATCTTGAACTGGGAATCGGGTTTGATGTAACCCGGTTCATCAGGAAATCAATCGCCGAGGTTGAAGAAACTATCCTGCTCGCTTTCGGTCTGGTTATTTTGATCATTTTCCTTTTCCTGCGTGACTGGAGAAGTACGTTTATCCCGGTCATCGTTATCCCGATATCTCTGATAGGCACATTCTTTATTTTATATTTGATGGATTTCTCGATCAATGTGCTAACGCTGCTGGGGATCGTGCTGGCGATCGGGCTTGTGGTTGATGACGCGATTGTGGTGCTTGAGAATATTTATGCAAAAATTGAAGCGGGTGTTGAATCTAAAACAGCAGGTTATGAGGGGACTAAAGAAATCTTTTTTGCAGTAATTTCCACAACTGCTGCTCTTATCTCAGTTTTTCTGCCGCTGTTATTTCTTCAGGGTCTCACTGGACGGCTCTTCAAAGAGTTTGGAATCATGATCGGTTCAGCTGTTGCGATCTCATCATTGATTGCTCTTACGCTTACGCCAATGCTGGTCTCAAGGTTTTTCAGGAATAAGACAAAGCACTCACGGTTTTATTACGCTACAGAGCCGGTATTCACCGGAATGAATAAAAACTACGAATGGATTCTTAAAGGCTTTTTAAAGAGGCCTTTGGCAACCATTGGTATTCTGCTCTTTGCCTTCGGATCAATTTATTTCTTTGGTTCCACGTTGCAGAGCGAACTTGCACCAACCGAGGACCGAAGCCAGCTTCGCGTGCAGGTAACCGGATTTGAGGGTGCCACATTTGAATATATGGATGACTACCTGGCTGACATGCTCGCTACAGCACAGGATGCAACCCAGGAAGAAACTGAAGCATATATATCAGTTACGGCACCGGGATTCGGCGGGGGTTCAGTTAACTCCGGTTTTATCCGGCTGATTCTTAAAGATCCCGAAGAGAGGAAAAGAACGCAGCAGGAAATATTTACTGATCTGAGCAAACGGCTTGCACAGTACACGGATGTCCGCGCGATAATTATTCAGGAACCTTCAATTGCGACCCGGGGCAGCAGAGGACTGCCGGTTCAGTATGTAATTCAGGCAAGTGAATTGGAGAAACTCAGGAAAGTTATTCCGAAATTCATGGAGGAGGTTGGTAAAAGTCCGGTCTTTGCTGTGTCAGATATCAATCTCAAGTTTAATAAACCGGAAATCGTGATTGATATTAACAGAAATAAGGCAAAAGATATGGGGGTCTCAGTTCAGGACGTTGCCAGGACCCTTCAGCTTGCTTACAGTGGCAGAAGATTCGGCTACTATGTGCAGGATGGAAAACAATATCAGATTCTCGGACAAATGGCAAGGTATAACAGGGCGGATCCCCAGGATTTGAAGGTTCTGTACGTCCGCAGTAAAAGCGGTGAATTGATTCAGCTTGATAATATTGTGACGATGAGAGAATCCAGTAACCCTCCTCAGCTTTACAGGTTTAATCGTTATGTTTCAGCTACAGTGTCGGCAGGACTTGCCCCCGGTAAAACAATATCCGATGGTATTACCGAAATGGACAGAATAGCCAAACTGGTGCTGGATGATACTTTTTCCACAGCCCTGGATGGAGCATCAAAGGACTTTAAAGAGAGTTCTTCTTCGATAGCTTTTATCTTTCTTTTGGCATTAATTCTAATTTATCTGGTGCTCAGCGCCCAATTTGAGAGTTTCCGGTCTCCGTTTATCATTATGTTTACCGTACCGCTGGCACTCAGCGGAGCATTGCTGAGTCTCTGGTATTTTAATCAGACCCTTAACATTTTCAGTCAGATTGGCATGGTTATGCTGATTGGATTGGTAACCAAAAATGGTATTCTGATCGTGGAATTTGCCAATCAGAGAAGAGATCAGGGTTTTTCAGTCTATGATGCGGTGGTGAATGCATCAGTTGCCCGCCTTCGTCCGATCCTCATGACCAGTCTTTCAACCATACTTGGCATTCTCCCGATTGCGCTCGCACTCGGAGCCGGGTCTGAAAGCCGTGTTTCCATGGGAATTGCGGTTGTCGGAGGGATGATTTTTGCCACTGCCTTAACACTTTTTGTGATTCCATCCCTGTATCTTTGGATTTCGCCGAAAGAAAAGGCGAAATAA
- a CDS encoding SDR family oxidoreductase: MKQEIVWVTGAGSGIGKGIALTFASRGHRVLATGRDIKKLIIVESQGEGNIITAACDMSSYHSITTFLKSSPFCDGISILINNAGITSFTLAEEDSPELAEKMIATNLTGAIHAIQGVLPGMISRRDGLIVNILSVITQKVFTRSSLYSATKSGLEAYAKVLREEVRRYNIRVMNVSPGATDTPIWAEEMREKYSERMMHPDAIGELVYELCFLKGNAVAEEIVLRPPLGDL; the protein is encoded by the coding sequence ATGAAGCAGGAAATCGTGTGGGTAACGGGAGCCGGATCAGGAATAGGAAAGGGGATTGCTCTTACATTTGCCTCCCGCGGACACCGGGTTCTTGCAACAGGGAGAGATATCAAAAAGCTAATAATTGTTGAATCTCAGGGGGAAGGGAATATCATCACCGCTGCTTGTGATATGTCATCCTATCATTCCATTACAACTTTTCTGAAAAGCAGTCCGTTTTGCGACGGTATTTCCATTCTCATTAATAATGCCGGTATTACCTCATTCACACTGGCCGAGGAAGATTCTCCTGAACTTGCGGAGAAAATGATTGCAACAAATCTTACCGGTGCGATTCATGCAATTCAGGGAGTATTACCGGGAATGATTTCCAGAAGAGACGGATTAATCGTCAATATTCTTTCAGTAATTACACAAAAGGTTTTTACACGAAGCAGTCTCTACTCGGCAACAAAATCCGGTCTGGAGGCTTACGCAAAAGTCCTGAGGGAAGAAGTACGCCGTTATAATATCAGAGTGATGAATGTTTCCCCCGGAGCTACAGATACCCCAATCTGGGCTGAGGAGATGAGGGAAAAATATTCTGAAAGGATGATGCATCCTGATGCAATAGGGGAATTAGTTTATGAGTTATGCTTTTTGAAGGGGAATGCCGTGGCCGAAGAAATCGTCTTACGACCGCCTCTGGGTGATCTATAA